One window of the Cryptomeria japonica chromosome 7, Sugi_1.0, whole genome shotgun sequence genome contains the following:
- the LOC131856501 gene encoding hydroxycinnamoyltransferase 2-like yields the protein MKKSLSSVLVYFYPLAGRLKKGDSGRTEVDCNDEGVEFREASINIPFKDLEKDGFHRKSFFPKLVHEIHLSVDENYSRPLLLIQATTFEGGGICIGTIFHHVINDGNSYWHFMTSWAECSRGVPLAKPPQHARTVFKRDKKSPLSISYKAHEIISQGITGGKIFKFVPDNSPSDHIKTCSSGNLEKPNELLQKWVDPKMKTEVIYSTFCFTEDMIKDLKQRSGASTSFVAVAAQF from the exons ATGAAAAAAAGCCTCTCCTCAGTTTTAGTGTATTTCTATCCTCTGGCTGGTCGGTTGAAGAAAGGAGATTCTGGCAGAACGGAGGTTGATTGCAACGATGAAGGCGTGGAATTTAGGGAGGCATCAATTAACATACCCTTCAAAGATTTGGAGAAAGACGGGTTTCACCGTAAATCCTTCTTCCCAAAGCTTGTCCACGAAATCCATCTTTCTGTTGATGAAAACTACAGTAGACCGCTTCTGTTAATACAG GCTACAACTTTTGAGGGAGGCGGGATATGCATAGGAACCATCTTTCATCACGTTATAAATGATGGAAATTCATATTGGCATTTCATGACATCATGGGCAGAGTGTAGCAGAGGTGTCCCCCTTGCCAAACCTCCTCAGCACGCCAGAACAGTTTTCAAACGAGATAAGAAGAGTCCCCTGTCGATTTCTTACAAAGCCCATGAGATAATAAGCCAGGGAATTACAGGGGGCAAGATTTTCAAGTTTGTACCTGATAATTCACCGTCAGACCACATAAAAACATGTAGTAGCGGGAATCTGGAAAAGCCCAACGAGCTTCTCCAGAAATGGGTAGATCCAAAAATGAAAACGGAGGTGATATACTCAACGTTTTGCTTTACAGAAGACATGATAAAAGACTTGAAACAACGAAGCGGGGCTTCCACCTCTTTTGTTGCAGTGGCCGCACAATTTTAG